The Kitasatospora paranensis genome has a window encoding:
- a CDS encoding thioesterase domain-containing protein — protein sequence MRPRRDVGPALVHHLARPAAGRGTVHLVHPGALAAGVHRALADALPDGVGLTVLDLSGLPEYGEAALTGGRAATTVEALAERLADEHARLHDGGPYTLAGWSFGGVVAQAMAELQPPRLRPHRLVLLDSIAPTAEYQQPDDALEPSLLLGWFAMYLGAKRGRPVEVDAGRLAGRGVTDGLRLVLAAAAASGALPADTSPPGLRKLYDTYVDGLLRNNRLTAPYTPGPPACRWCSSRPTAASSPATPPSAGDRSRRTAWNSTAAPATTTRCSAGRTPPP from the coding sequence ATGCGGCCTCGGCGTGACGTCGGCCCGGCGCTCGTCCACCACCTGGCCCGGCCCGCCGCCGGCCGGGGCACCGTCCACCTGGTCCACCCCGGGGCGCTCGCGGCCGGCGTCCACCGCGCCCTGGCCGACGCGCTGCCGGACGGCGTCGGCCTGACCGTCCTCGACCTCTCGGGCCTGCCCGAGTACGGGGAGGCCGCCCTCACCGGCGGCCGCGCCGCCACCACCGTCGAGGCGCTGGCCGAGCGCCTCGCCGACGAGCACGCCAGGCTGCACGACGGCGGCCCGTACACCCTGGCCGGCTGGTCGTTCGGCGGCGTGGTCGCCCAGGCGATGGCGGAGCTCCAGCCGCCCCGCCTCCGGCCGCACCGGCTGGTCCTGCTCGACAGCATCGCGCCCACGGCGGAGTACCAGCAGCCCGACGACGCCCTCGAACCATCGCTGCTGCTCGGCTGGTTCGCGATGTACCTCGGCGCCAAGCGGGGCCGGCCGGTCGAGGTCGACGCCGGCCGCCTCGCCGGCCGCGGGGTGACGGACGGCCTGCGCCTCGTCCTCGCCGCCGCCGCCGCGAGCGGGGCCCTGCCCGCCGACACCTCGCCGCCGGGCCTGCGCAAGCTCTACGACACCTACGTGGACGGCCTGCTGCGCAACAACCGGCTGACCGCGCCCTACACCCCCGGCCCACCGGCCTGCCGCTGGTGCTCGTCACGGCCGACCGCAGCCTCGTCCCCGGCGACCCCACCCTCGGCTGGGGACCGCTCGCGCCGCACGGCCTGGAACTCCACCGCAGCCCCGGCGACCACTACACGATGCTCAGCCGGCCGGACGCCGCCGCCGTGA
- a CDS encoding acyl carrier protein, with translation MTAAEAQQWLIEKIAHRLGVPAEDVPPDQYFDELDLDSTEALILAGEMENWLGFELGTTTLWYHPSIKDLAEYIAEESATRAGDPHAASA, from the coding sequence GTGACCGCAGCTGAGGCCCAGCAGTGGCTGATCGAGAAGATCGCCCACCGGCTCGGAGTGCCGGCCGAGGACGTGCCGCCGGACCAGTACTTCGACGAGCTCGACCTCGACTCGACCGAAGCCCTCATCCTCGCCGGCGAGATGGAGAACTGGCTCGGCTTCGAGCTCGGGACGACCACCCTCTGGTACCACCCCAGCATCAAGGACCTCGCCGAGTACATCGCCGAGGAGTCCGCCACCCGGGCAGGGGATCCGCATGCGGCCTCGGCGTGA
- a CDS encoding MaoC family dehydratase translates to MAISFDEVEVGTELPAQSFPVTRATLVQYAGASGDFNPIHWNEKFALEVGLPDVIAHGMFTMAEAIRVVTDWVGDPAAVVEYGVRFTRPVPVPNDGVGAVVEVSAKVAALLDGRRVRVDLLATNGGQKVLGMSRAVVQLA, encoded by the coding sequence ATGGCGATCAGCTTCGACGAGGTCGAGGTCGGCACCGAGCTGCCGGCGCAGTCCTTCCCCGTGACGCGCGCCACGCTGGTGCAGTACGCGGGCGCCTCCGGCGACTTCAACCCGATCCACTGGAACGAGAAGTTCGCCCTGGAGGTGGGCCTGCCGGACGTCATCGCGCACGGCATGTTCACCATGGCCGAGGCCATCCGGGTCGTCACCGACTGGGTCGGCGACCCGGCCGCGGTGGTCGAGTACGGCGTGCGCTTCACCCGGCCCGTCCCGGTGCCGAACGACGGTGTCGGCGCGGTGGTCGAGGTGTCGGCGAAGGTGGCCGCCCTGCTGGACGGCCGCCGGGTGCGGGTCGACCTTCTGGCCACCAACGGCGGCCAGAAGGTGCTCGGCATGTCGCGCGCCGTGGTGCAGCTGGCCTGA
- the rpmG gene encoding 50S ribosomal protein L33, protein MAATDVRPKITLACVECKERNYITKKNRRNDPDRLEMKKHCPRCNSHTAHRETR, encoded by the coding sequence GTGGCTGCCACTGACGTCCGCCCGAAGATCACGCTGGCCTGCGTGGAGTGCAAGGAGCGGAACTACATCACCAAGAAGAACCGGCGTAACGACCCGGACCGTCTTGAGATGAAGAAGCACTGCCCGCGTTGCAACTCTCACACGGCGCACCGCGAGACCCGCTGA
- a CDS encoding class I SAM-dependent DNA methyltransferase, translating into MAITQQELESRLKAAANALRGPVDPTDFKTYVFPMLFWKWISDTWVYEHDAAIDELGDDLDDEVEADYHRFEMPEGTLWSEVTGKVKNLGAEIARAFQRIEKANPRSLAGVFGDASWGNQERLPESALLALIKAFNELSLDPTTVSHDLLGAGYEYLLKDFADESGKKAGEFFTPRSVVNLLVGVLQPEPGEAVYDPTCGSGGMLVATINQLREAGKDHRSLRLYGQEINLTTSSIARMNLFLHEIEDFDIKRGDTLRTPAFKDNSGAVRTFDVVIANPPFSLTNWGADRWPADPRALCGVPPAKNGDYAFIQHMISSMNSGSGRVGVVMPHGVLFRGGAEARIRRCLIEKDQLEAVIGLPPNLFYSTTIPACLLIFRDKKPADRKDHILFVDGSARFVKDRNQNRMSGRDVNALIDAYRTGEDPDGEGGAVRLVPFDEIKENGFDLNISRYIRVAAEETADLGTALVAYADARQHRIDTEGVMFERLGAAGIDLSMFEVPNG; encoded by the coding sequence GTGGCGATCACTCAGCAAGAACTCGAGTCCCGACTCAAAGCCGCAGCGAACGCGCTGCGCGGTCCGGTGGATCCGACCGACTTCAAGACCTACGTCTTCCCGATGCTCTTCTGGAAGTGGATCTCGGACACGTGGGTCTACGAGCACGACGCGGCGATCGATGAGCTCGGCGATGACCTGGATGACGAGGTCGAGGCGGACTACCACCGGTTCGAGATGCCCGAGGGCACCCTGTGGTCCGAGGTCACTGGGAAGGTTAAGAACCTTGGCGCGGAGATCGCGAGGGCGTTCCAGCGCATCGAGAAGGCCAACCCGCGCTCCCTCGCTGGCGTGTTCGGCGACGCCTCGTGGGGCAACCAAGAACGCCTGCCGGAGTCGGCACTGCTAGCTCTGATTAAGGCGTTCAACGAGCTGTCTCTGGACCCGACGACTGTCTCCCACGACCTGCTCGGGGCAGGGTACGAGTACCTGTTGAAGGATTTTGCGGACGAGTCCGGGAAGAAGGCAGGGGAGTTCTTTACCCCGCGATCCGTCGTCAACCTGCTCGTCGGCGTCCTGCAGCCCGAACCCGGCGAGGCCGTCTACGACCCAACGTGCGGCTCAGGCGGCATGCTGGTCGCGACGATCAACCAGCTCCGCGAGGCGGGCAAGGACCACCGGTCGCTCCGGTTGTACGGCCAGGAGATCAACCTGACAACCTCCTCGATCGCACGGATGAACCTCTTTCTGCACGAGATCGAGGACTTCGACATCAAGCGTGGCGATACTCTGCGCACGCCCGCGTTCAAGGACAACAGCGGCGCTGTCCGGACCTTCGACGTGGTCATCGCGAATCCGCCGTTCTCTCTGACGAACTGGGGCGCGGACCGCTGGCCGGCCGACCCGCGGGCCCTCTGCGGTGTGCCACCGGCGAAGAATGGCGACTACGCCTTCATCCAACACATGATCTCGTCGATGAACTCCGGCAGCGGCCGAGTCGGCGTCGTCATGCCGCACGGCGTCCTCTTTAGAGGTGGCGCTGAGGCCCGGATCCGGCGGTGCCTGATTGAGAAGGACCAGCTCGAGGCCGTCATTGGGCTGCCGCCGAACCTGTTCTACTCGACGACGATCCCGGCCTGCCTGCTGATCTTCCGCGATAAGAAGCCAGCCGACCGCAAGGATCACATCCTGTTCGTCGACGGGTCCGCCCGGTTCGTGAAGGACAGGAATCAGAACCGGATGTCGGGGCGAGACGTCAACGCGCTCATCGATGCATACCGGACTGGTGAGGACCCTGACGGGGAAGGCGGCGCGGTCCGCTTGGTGCCGTTCGACGAGATCAAAGAGAACGGCTTCGACCTCAATATCAGCCGCTACATCAGGGTCGCTGCAGAAGAGACCGCCGATCTGGGCACTGCGCTCGTGGCGTACGCCGACGCCCGCCAGCACCGCATCGACACCGAGGGTGTCATGTTTGAGCGGCTAGGTGCAGCCGGGATCGACCTGAGCATGTTCGAGGTGCCCAATGGGTGA